CTTCTCCCATCCTTATCATGCACTTCCACTGCATTGGTCAGCACTAAGCAGAGCACTGCAGCTTCCAAAGTATACTCTCCATTGGTCTCTAAGCCGACACACATTCTTCTTGAAGCTGCCAAAGCCTTTGCCCCATCACGAATTCTTCCAGAAAGTTCATCATCGCTGCAGTGTTCTTCCAAGAACATTACTTTCCTGAAATTCGTCACCAACCCACCAATTCTTTCCAAATTTAAGAAAGACCCATTTGATTCTTGGATGAGATGAAGCGTTTGGAAGCGGTGGAGAAGGCGGAGGGAGAGACGAAGGTCGGAGGAAGTAGGGAAAGTGGTGTAAAGGGGTTGAGGAAAGAGGTGAAAGAAGTGGAATTCTGAAGAGGAGAAGTGAATAGGGGAGTCGAGAGAAGAGCATTGAAGGGAACAGTAACGAATGAAGTGATTTGGGTTGGGATTTTTAAGGGAGAAGAAGGGAGGATAGTGAAGAGAAGGAGGATGAGGGAGAGGAGAAAAGCAAGAAGAACAGTGAGAGAGGAGTGTAGAATGGTGGAGGGAGAGGGAAAGTGGTGGGATTGGAGGAGTGAGGTCTTGGCCTATTGGAATGTCTTCTTTTGCTCTCATCTCCATTTTCACCTAAAGGAAAAATTGCAATTTTTCTGGCAACTAGACTCCTAACTCATTTCGTTGGTTACGTGAATTTGATTCCTCATTAATCATCACTTATTTTCTCTGCTTTCACTAATTTCCTTTTTTACTTTCACCaaaaaacttatttttcttatttataacgagtttatttttctataaatttgatgaaaaactttaaaaatatttcatccaCCCTTGGTCTGAGGAGACACTAAACTTGAAATAGAGAAAAATTATTCAACTAAACTATCTGGTATCATTCAACTACTATATACTCTCTccattcctttcctttttagttggCATGTATATTAGTTGAAATAATCTAAACTAGTTGGTATCATTCATCCGCAAATAGGAATTCATTCATTAAATCGAATATACTTTTAACAATTAAAAGTAAAAACTAGTCGAGTGCCTGAAAAGAAGGAAATTCTGGTGAATGATTAATACATTGAACATCAGTAGATCAAAGTTTGCCATTCTGTGAAAAAATTAAAGTCGAATCATATTTGAAGGGGAAAAAAATGCAGCAGTTAGGCCAAATGGATTGACCATTCTACATCTGTAGGCTGTGTCTAATCAATTTTCTTTGCAAATACAGTGGAGTGAGAACTGAAGTCTTCAACAGAACATGATCTTTGAAATTTAAACAGGAATGACTTCAAAAGGAGGATCCGAGCACTACAAAGGCAGAACGCCAAGACTACTGCTTAACTTCCAGTGCAGATTCTATGCGTTCCATCAATTGAGGAGCATTGAGTGCGCCCTCCTGAAACAACACATTAAAGCAGTTACATACACTTGAGCTAAATACTAAATCAACTAGAAAAtttgcaaaagaaaaaaaaaatctaccaAAACCTCAAGTCTAGGGGCAGATCTAGGCAGGGCCCCAAGGGTTCATCTGAACCCCCTTCATTGGAAAGTTACATtgtttatacatggttaaaattatcgtttatgtatatataatagatgttaAATCCCCTTTAACTTTTTCGTATTTTGAAACTCATTAGTGAAAATTTTGGCTCTGCTACTGCTCAAGTCTTGTTGCTGATGTCCTTGGCCAGCATTTTTCTCATACTAATATATCAAGTATAGTCCCACAAAGTGAGGTTTGTGGGGGAGTagattgtacgcagaccttatatCTGCCTCGTGGGTAGAAAGTGAACTAACTAGCATTTTTCTCgctcaaataaaatattagaaGCTATATGCACTTTCAAAGGTCCCCACCCCCATGCGGTTGTTTGTTTCTTGATTGTTTTCAATCAGTTGTTTGATCATttctttgttcttcttcttttgggctTTGCGTGTGCAGTGCACGAGGGGAAGAGCCATAATATGGGCATCTCAAACCCATAACACCAAATTTTACACTAAAATGGTGTCGgcactattttaatataaatcaaCTCCAATTCACTATATTAAATTTTACACTAAAAAGAAATATTCTTTTTATACTCCTCTCTcttcaatattatattattattttttatttcatttatattttcttatttcataaaacaatttttttctaaaacattCACCATAatttattatgtttgtattttttatttttgtgaaaATTAATTGTAGTTATatccaattataatttataattgaattaacataaattttatttttaaaaaagtcatTTATAGGAAGATTAATTTATGAAAAGctgcccttccccggaccctgcgcatagcgggagcttaagtgcaccggaaAGCccttttttaacttttaaatctaaaattaatattataaaaatattacatacaaaataattatgtatacaAGAGACTTCATTAAAAACATACAATTTATATAacggaaaagggcctaaaatgccctcaaactattggaaatggtacaaaaatgcccctcatccatctattgggcctaaaatgcccttgacatccacctttaggtccaaaaatgaccttttctaTTAAGAAAAAACTACtagaaaaaatactttttaataaatagttACTGATTTaagcgatactttttatttattaccatttatagtaatatatagcaatattatgatatatctcctatgtattaaaagtgaattatgcatgcaatttaaatgtattataagtattttaaaatatattatacttgtttggtaagaaattgacacaatgtattataagtgtattaaagtatgtgataaatatattatccatgaataaaacttgtattatatgagttttataaattattctcgctaatatgtattattaaaattgtattataagtgttcagtgaaaaaaaatattattgctataaatggtaaatattttcttaatgtagtacatttatgtaaatttcccttCTTTTAACgaaaaagggcattttaggcccaatagatggatgaggcatttttgtaccatttccaatagttcgagggcattttaggtcattttccataattaaaattctgttaaataaattttgatttataattaattttaaataattaaattgtaaccaataaaTGGCCggcgtgtttaaaaaaattatttaaattatttaattaaaattctgttaaataaattttaatttataattaattttaaataattaaattgtaactaaTAGATGGCTATcatttgtttaaaaaaattatttaattaaaaatctgttaaataaattttgatttataattaattttaaataattaaattataacaaatagatggccgccacgtgtttaaaaaaattattcaaattctttaattaaaattttgttaaatatattttaatttataattaattttaaataattaaattgtaaccaataaaTGGCctccacgtgtttaaaaaaattattcaaattctttaattaaaattctgttaaataaattttaatttataattaattttaaataattaaattgtaaccaataaaTGGTTGctacgtgtttaaaaaaattattcaaattatttaattaaaattctgttaaaaggggctaaaatgccctcgaactattgaaaatggtacaaaaatgcccttcatccatctattgggcctaaataccctttttcgttaaagaaaatgtcatttttggacctaaaaataagggcattttaggcccaatagatgaaTGAAGGGCATTTTTGTACCTTTTCCAATAGTTCAAGGACATTTTAAGCCTTTTTCCGTTTAAATAATGTTAAATTAAAAGTTTTGTctaatgaaataatataaaaatatttaaaaagtgaTTTGGTGTGATGAATAGTATCACACCAAATTTAGTGTGACACTATTCACACACTAAAATAGTGCAAATTTTGGTGTTGAATTGGAGCTCGAAAACACCAAATTTTACACCAAAATAGGATTTGAtgtaaaatttgaaattgagttgaaatCTATCTACTTGGTAACCTTAAAAAAAATTCCCTACTAGTTACTACCAAAGTCATTCAAAAAGATATTCTCATAGCTTTGAGATTAATACTATCGAAAAAACAACATGaaaacaagtaaaataacaAGGTCTATTCCACTTACAAAGCGATCACAGACGTCTCCATCCTTGAACAATATGAAGGTTGGCAATGCCTGTATTTTGTACTTATCTGCAATGGCTGGGTACTTCTCTGTATCAATTTTCACCACTTGAATTTTATCTTTCATTGATTCACCAACTTCGTTTAGAATAGGAACCATGAACTGGCAAGGACCACACCTGCAATCCAGATTTTAGATTAATTCTTCCATCATATTATTGAGAAATGCAAGTAATTTGGAAAATGCTCTCATTATTATGTCAGTAGAAACAGTTGCGAAGCTTTTGACTCCACATGCGTCTTCAAAGAACTTAAGATTGAGACAAATAGCTATATCCACTTAGCAATACTGTAAGCATTCATGTTCTTCTCCTTTTGATGTAAAGAAAGGTTGAAGGCTGCCAAGGAGAATAAAACTAAAACGAAGAGATCAGCATACCAGGTAGCATAGAAGTCAACCAATAATGGTTTCTCAGAGTTCTCCAATAAATCTTCAAAGGAAGAAAATGTTTGCTTCTTTGCTTCAACCTAATTAAACAGATATGATTCAATCAATCTAAGCAATTACCATCATTTTTTTAAGAGCAAAAAACTTACAATGCAATATTTCCAAAGAGTACATAACGGGCAAAGGTCAGCAGATTTGAGATAATGATGTCAGTGAGgaataaaatcaaaaattgatttaatCAAGATAATGCAATTCAGCAGCTCAGGCTGATGACATTGCTAAACAAGTAGACATCTAGTCGTAACAGAAAATGAAGTATTCAACAAGAAGGCAATGAATAAATAGAAAAGCAGAAGTCTAAAGTCCTCCAAGAGCATTTTttgttttggtttggtttgaaaaTGAAGTCCTCCAAGAGCATGTTGCTAATGAAGAACAATGACCTTGCATCGGAACGTAGCAAGTGAATAAAAAGCtactatgagcccgtttggatgggctttaagttggttttgaccaacttaaagcccctttttagcttttgaacgtgtttgaataatgctaactttaagccataaagttcttaaagtcagtcaaaaatgaaaagttagattcctaattttttttttctaagtgcttaaagtcattttctttgaccatggaaattacttttatatcccttatattttaactaaattcccaaactaccctttttattcttttaatcctaaaattcacatcattttcctcatttaagcacttttatccaaacactcaattgcttatttataaaaataactttcaggacttcaaagttctaaaagcacttcatacataaaagttgctttttttaagcccatccaaacgggctctatatctTGTTCTCAGACAGTTAACATCTACTGTAATTTGTTATTTACTTGGTCAGACAATATGAGCCAAAAGAATGGCTCACTTCCCACACTAAATAAGCATACTAATTTGTatccaacaaaaataatattgttcATTTCACCCTTTTCTAATTTATACAACATCTATTTTGGAGGATCCTAAAATATCTGACACAGTTTTACAAATATACAGAGAATCTGATACTGCTCTCATTTCTTTcgaaaattcaaatttcatcTAATCAAAGTTCACCTTTAGACAATAAAAAgagcagcccggtgcactaaggctcccgctatgcgcagggtccggggaagggcctgaccacaagggtctattgtacgcagccttaccttgcatttctgccagaggctgtttccaaggcttgaacccgtgacctcctggtcatatggcagcaactttaccagttttCTAGCTTATCAATCAGTTGTTACTATTTTAAACTTAACAAGACAGTGATCTTTTGAAAACTTGTCGATAAGCAGAAGTGACGATTGTACTCATTTCAGTGTTTCCAAGCCAGTGTAACGCCCATAGGCTCAACATATCACATTAAGAGGAGACGCTGACAGAAAGCACACTTCAATGCCCGTGAAGCATGTGGGGGATTATGGCTCAAATAAATAGACTCGTTGCAGATGTCAGGTTCATAGAGAATTTAATAGAGACAGCTACCGTGAGCTGCAATATTTGATGATACAGAAGATGACTTGGTTTTCATGTCATTCAGCATATACAGAACTTCACATGAGTGAGTTTTTTGAGCTTATGACAGGTTTAGTCTATCTGTAACTTTATAATAGTAGAAGCCTAAGCTGAATAACAAAATAGACAAAGGAAGCATGTCAGTAACAATTGCCCTTATTGCTCTTGCTGCAGGGATCCTCACAACTAGTAGACAAATTCAAGTAAAACATAATCTTGATTTCTTAATCTAACTGATCGTTATTAAGAGCAAATAAGAACTCAAAGAGAAGAATAAACAACAGGTCACATCGTTAGTAAAACTATTAGTTTCACCCTCTTCTGTTCTTCACCAACATAAAACActtccacccccacccccaatccaaaaaaaagaaagagtccAACCAGAGATACAGATAAATGAAACTGCAAAAAGCTATCTTGctcagactcttcaaaaatgtcaacgGGTGCGTGTCGAATTCTCCAAAGgtagtgtatttttggagaatccaacAGGGGTGCGGCGTCAAAAGTGAAGAGTCCGCGCAAGTTAGGCAAAAAGGCAAACGACAGATATGTTCAGTACCTCGAGGCCTCCACTCCTATAAAAATTGATAATTACACTTAAAATTATACATTTAACATTTACTAGCAACTGAAAACGGAAATGTAGCATATAAAACCCCCAAGACAGATGCTATTGaagcaattttttttcaaatgaaaGGGTAATTCACAACAAGTCCAAAGTAAATCCATCTTAACACTCAAAATTCTAAGAAATCAAACTCTTACAAGCCAAAACTCCCGAAAAAACATCTCTACACgacataatcaaaggaaaattaACATACAATATCAAACAAAAATCACTTAAGAAGACAAAAAGAAAACACCCTTTTCGAATTTGggataaaagaaatgaaatacCAGAGGAACAAGACGTGAAGACCCTTTCTTGGACTTCAACCCATAGTTGCCAATTTGAACACGGCAAAGCTCTCTTGGAAATTGCAAGGAAGCCAAGTACGAAAACTTGGTAGAAGAACAGCAATTCGCCGACGAAGAAGTCAAAGCTCCGACTCCTGTTGCGGCTCCAGTAGCAGCTATAGAAATTGCCATTTTTTCGAAGGAAGAAAACACGAGAAAGTTGGAAGATTATACGTTTAAGGGAGTGTGAAGAAGATACAGAGAGattgaataaataagaaaaagagtTTGGATTAGGTGCAGTGGGTTGTATAGTAAGGAGAAAATTGGGAAACGTTGATTGGTTGGAGTTGTGTTTAATCGTGTCTTTGAAGTTTTGTTAACGACTTCTAATTGCAAAAGTATCTCTTGCACGGCTTCTTTGCTTTTGTTACACACTTTAATCCATTATTAGTCATTCACATTAATTAAAATACAATTGTTGTTCTTGACTTCTTATGgtgttataaataaaataaattgtgtattaaggggtcgtttggtcaTTGATTAAAGTTATACAAGGTGTAATTGTGAAGGATTTTGGGGTCTAATGTCGATCTGGACTGAATTTCAACGGATTAAAATGGCTACTCAGCTAATAAAGTAACAAGCTAGGTTACTTGAAATGGATAAACAATAATTCATAACCTAATTCACCCAACTCTgtgaataatatatattttcataagcAGACAGACCGAATTAATGCGAAGAAGACAAATGTGGTGGGGGGAAGCTATTGATGAGCGCTGGATCTCCATTTGTTATGGTGTTTTTGTATTAGCCTGCAAACTTGATATACAGCTATTGAATTAGCAACATGTGAGATTTAAGTAAAAGTCAAATTTGAGAGAAACACCAATTCTGcatttgaattcatttgtgatGATCAAGTTGTAATATACTCTACTACATTGCAACAAATTCGACATTTCCCGGTGGACCAAACACATTTAAATTGTTTCTACAATAACAATATACCCACCCAGTGTGATCTCACATAAATGAGATTTTGGGATCCGAAGATGGAATTTATGCAAACCTTACCTCTACCTCTATCTCTGTGGGGTAGAGAGGTTATTTCCGAAAAATCCTCGTTTCTCTCCATCAGTACCCTGCACTCTGCAGTCGCCAAAAAAGGGGTAAAGCGAGTCCATCAAAATTAGACTTATCACAGGGGTCAAAAGTATAAAAGGGCCCCTCACAAGTTAACAATTTTAGCAGAATAAAGTCAATTACTCTTCATATCTAGTCTAGCAGTAAATGAGCAGAAACTCTCTCCTAATACCACTCCACCAggagaaaaaattgaaagaaaaaacaaattaaagccAAAGCATTACAAACAAACAACGAAAAGTCCAGTGAAATGCCTATTCTGGCCTACCCTAATATTACAAACTCTGCATCTTTTAATCATCTTACCCGTGGTAGAACATTTCGTAGGAGTTGAAAATTGGCTGTGTCACCCGTCGCTGGTCAATGTGAAGGCAAGAAGAACTATACTCAGAGTAAAAACAATGGTTCCACCTGAAAAGAGCCACATTGCTTTGCTACTGGAGTTTTCCCTACCTTGGTTGCTCACTTCTACCTCCTTAAGAAGTTCTCGGATTTCCTCTATATCATCATCCTTTGCTGCTCGCACTAGCCTACCCTGAATCTTCTCGAGCCTACGAAGTCTCGAATCCTTTGACTGGTCCTTCATTGGCCAGAAAAGACCTGTCATCTTCCAGAGCATTATGCCCACATAGATGGCCACAACAACATCTACACTGTAATGATGGCGTTCTCGGATTTCTCTTTGAGCACTATGAATCACAAAAATCCAGATGAGTGCTGAGCTATAACCACCATAGGCTTCCTGCATATGTTTATCAAGTTTTAAGCCAGATGAGATTGGTTAGATTGGTTGGTCACAGGAATTTAGACTTCAAATTTAGGGAATGATAGAGGCATATATACCGTCCATGCCATAGCTGTCAGCACAGCAACAAGCATGTGGCCACTATATATAAGGTCATTGCAACCCCCTGACGCTTTCTTTAGCAGATGATACCAAGCAGATGATCCCTCAGGAGCTGTAGGCCGGAGGAAATCAATCAGACAGCTCATTGAACCCCAATCTGGTCGAAACTCCGGATCGTATTCCCCAGGATCAGCTGAAAGCGGAAGTGTATAGAAATCAAAGATCAAAACTATGTACTAGAATTCAACCAACAGCATCAAAGAGCTAGAAGAAGCAGGCTTTATGAGCTTTCATGATCGCAGGGAGTATTTCTTATTGAACAAATGTGTAGAGCTTTTTCAATTTCGGATCAATCTGGCAGTTAGTAAAGAAGAACCGAGTAAGAATTTCGGGACAGAAGGGAGGAATACCATATGCTGTGTCCCAGTTAATGATGTTCCGTATGGCATTTGAATCTGTGGCGTATGGTACATAATATTTCTGAGCCCAAGGATGAGGGTGCTGAGGAACAAGGAATCTAGCAGACGCACACCATGGTCGAGCAGATGGTAGAATTGTGGAGATAAAAGTTATGGCCCGAAGGAGCCTTCCGATTCCCATTGTGAACATGTATCTTGCACCAAGCCCAAGACCAGGAGCTTCAACTGATTCAAAGAGTACAGAGAAAGCAAGCATGATAAACAGCATCAGAAAATGATGTAATCCAATTATACGAGCTCTCAATATATTAACCACTGTTTGAGGTAGCTTCTCATTCAACGACAGCAGCAACCACTGACCAACATCAGGAAGAGGTGATGCATCACTGTCAAAAATTTGCAAAGAAAAGAACTTGTAAAGGCGATGGTCATTTAAGAAAGCGAGATCAAATATAATGCAGCAAAGTTATAGTTGCTATTTTTGCTTATCAATAGGAAAAAGATACagttgttatttttcttttctggaCACAAGCCAAACATTGTAACTGGGACCACATATGCATCGTCTCTTCTATAACTTACAATCATCTAAGAGGCAAAACAAGATTGCATGCCATGATTGATAACTTGAGGAAAGGTTCTTAATAACCACTTCAGGACATTCTGATCATGTCTACAGATATCCGTTGTACTTGTTGAAAAAAGTAATTTATCCTTGTTTCAAGAAGTCTTTTACCACGTCACAGTAATTACACCATATTGTGCCTCAATGATAGacatttttcaaaaacaaaaacagaTAAGAAAATCAATGTCAAACTGTTCTAATAAAGTGGTCATACTGGAGGCAAAGTTTACTTCTTGTGATGATGCAAGCCGGAGTTTCCTTAATGTTACTCGCCTTAGACATCATTCTAGAACTACCAATTCAGCATCTTCATGATATTCTGATATTAAGAAACGATGTTGTATCTCACTAGAAATCTAGACCATGTAGCCTTACACAACTAGATGGGCATTAGTATACCTAGAATCCCAAGAAATATCACACATAACCAAGATATGCAACACAGGTTCAGTTATGACCTTTAATACAGCATAATTAGTTTCTTTAACTCAGACGATAATAgctatttgtttttatttgctTGATAGTGTCTCAATAAAGAAGCTTTGGAAAAAGCTCAAAAAGACCACCTTTTTTAACAAgtcaatcaatcaactatgcCACAATCCAAACTAGTTGGAGTAGGCTCAATTGTATAATTCCTCCATAACAATTTAGCTCTATTTGGGCACATTTAAGTATAAGTAACTAagaaatattattcataaaatGCATCaactgtaacacccccaaagTCCTTAGCCTAAACGAACTCTGAAATGATCTGGAAATTTGCACCAGAGGCTGACCAAGAGACCCTTCACGGGCCGTATTGAGCTTCACGACTCGTGAAGAGGGTCAGTGGAGTTGTCTGGCCTCTGGGTAAAAGAGCAAGGGAAGGACCACGATGGGCTCAACaaaccgtggtgagcaccatagACCGTGAAGCCCGTCCGTGATCCTTACCCCAGGACCCTGAAGGGTGCAAGGACTACGGGAGAGGGCCACGACCCGTGGTGCTCACAACGAGCCGTGGTGGTCTCCGTGGTGGCCATCTCTCCCAAAGTCAACCCAAGACAGTCTAAGTCAGAGACCACGACAcgcaccacggaccgtggtgagcttCAAGGTGCTCGACTCAGTTTTAAAAAAGGGCACTCcggtcttttcccaccctttccCAACTGAACCCTGCACGTTTAGGGACCCAAAGTCAGTCCCTTAACTTACCCAAAAGggtttttcctctcattcacACTTGTATCTTTTGAGAGAAGCGATTGGAGAGAAGAAACAaagttagggttcaaggttttcaagccaTTCCTTCGAGTTTCGATTGTCCATttccagatatgtaaggctaaccacaACGCTGGACTGAGTTCGTCCGCGTGCCTAACATATTCTTTTTGTCAAGATTGAGATTGAGTTTGACTTCTAATCCTGTTcgattgagttcttgagttatttatgtattttcttACAGAATTCTTTATATAAATGAATATGTCATGTTGATCTTTATGATTTGAGTTCTTAATTGAGTGTTTATGCTTTCCTTCCCATGAACCCCAGCTGAGTTGATGATTGTTGCACCATATGCATTTACTTTGAGATGAGGAGAATGACTTTTATACATTTAATGAAATTAAGATTTTTAAACTGAGTCTATGCATATTTAATTGAGGTTTGAAAGAGCATGAgtattgagtctaaatgagttgagtttgatgagagtacgatgagactaaatgagttgatttgaatgATTGATTGAGTATATGAGtctattgagtcttgggagtagtattaagcaccgatttgggtaagagtaaataacAATTCGaactccataaactacgtagctagcgtaggatagaggtcatgcctcttaagtcccgaaatgatggactttgattgattttggatccacTGAGTTGAGCATCCTTTACCCTACTAAAGTATTGGATGGCTGCGGTAACAGCAGTTCTtaagcgttgtatcatcactagctcatgagtgatggttgtcggttaaagaAATCCCTCAAAAGTAAAATACTATATACCTTTACATATTGAGTTGCATCTCTTACTGCATATTATCTAAAGCATTGcattattttacttcatgctttattgGGTTGAGTCATTTCAGAAtgagtcccttgagttgagtaGCATGAGATTAAATATTGTTGACTATGTTCTCttccagctattttacatactcgtacatttcatgtactgaagCCATTTGGCTTGGATTGTTTTATGATATAGATACAGGTGATAGAGGTcttcaacaggcgcatcgttgaagactAGATCTCGTTCAGCTTTAGTGAGACCTTGCATTCGGAGGACTTCATTTTTATTCCTTTAATTCATCGTTCTTTTGATAGTCATTTGAGGTAGCCTTAGACTTGTCTTGGCACCTTTCTAGTTTTgaattagaggcttcatagacagagtcagAATTGAGTTAGAATGGTTCTTTCTGAGTCTGCTTTTAATACAAATTTCAGTATTGAGTTTATGACATTGAATTACattatattttgagtatttaaaTCTATTATTTGCCTATTGATGAAGATGTTTTTAaatgcccacttgagttaaCTATCTCTATTGAATCGAGTCTTCCGCTGAgcgattgaatgagtgatcagaccACGTGGTTCGCTTAGGGCCAGAAATGGTCTCCAAGTGCCttccacacctagggtaccctctcggggagTGATATCAACCTCGGGCTTTataggtatgaaataaacctaaATACAAAAAGCTTTCCCCTTCAATGTCCGATATACaagtgtaatgaccttgagagttatttttaaaaaaaattgtgtgaaattaccattttacccttatcaTTAGTGCCCTCGAGTATTATTTGACCGGTTTGTGTAGTTGAAAgtgtaaaaatattaatagtttgtaaattgtgcaaattcttgagttttatagagttaagaggtgaaaaagtgattttcggTGTCAaccggagctacgggtctcggaaTGGATTTCCgtcaattccagcagctctaaaatgtggaaattggtctagaaaaGTTTATGAAATTAGTTTTTGAGTTATAACAAAGATTTTaagtcttgagttgggaatttaaggaattttaggacaagatttgactttggtcaacttttggagtttcgatactcgaaatggaattccgacgactccgttggattcgggggatgttttttggtctagaagaagtgttggctaaattttta
This region of Solanum dulcamara chromosome 9, daSolDulc1.2, whole genome shotgun sequence genomic DNA includes:
- the LOC129902123 gene encoding thioredoxin Y1, chloroplastic-like; this translates as MAISIAATGAATGVGALTSSSANCCSSTKFSYLASLQFPRELCRVQIGNYGLKSKKGSSRLVPLVEAKKQTFSSFEDLLENSEKPLLVDFYATWCGPCQFMVPILNEVGESMKDKIQVVKIDTEKYPAIADKYKIQALPTFILFKDGDVCDRFEGALNAPQLMERIESALEVKQ
- the LOC129902122 gene encoding protein PHLOEM UNLOADING MODULATOR codes for the protein MKRSPAILKNRRGIGGLGFAAIAYIGIDYLRFISPAWHDQLQPVLWTVLAIAAIIRVPFYKHWSSELRSAIPFIFAMLFLLSALLFEAISVRSVTAVLGLDWNNDASPLPDVGQWLLLSLNEKLPQTVVNILRARIIGLHHFLMLFIMLAFSVLFESVEAPGLGLGARYMFTMGIGRLLRAITFISTILPSARPWCASARFLVPQHPHPWAQKYYVPYATDSNAIRNIINWDTAYADPGEYDPEFRPDWGSMSCLIDFLRPTAPEGSSAWYHLLKKASGGCNDLIYSGHMLVAVLTAMAWTEAYGGYSSALIWIFVIHSAQREIRERHHYSVDVVVAIYVGIMLWKMTGLFWPMKDQSKDSRLRRLEKIQGRLVRAAKDDDIEEIRELLKEVEVSNQGRENSSSKAMWLFSGGTIVFTLSIVLLAFTLTSDG